Part of the Acomys russatus chromosome 19, mAcoRus1.1, whole genome shotgun sequence genome, CGCATCTGCAATGGATGGTCGTCCGGAACTGCTCCAGTTTCCTGATCAAGAGGAACAAGCAGACCTATAGCACCGTAAGTGGGGCCCGCGTGGGAAGGGGCCCCTCTGGCTCCTTAGTTCTGGGACCATGGCGTTATCTTACCATCCATCTCCTCCCCCAGGAGCCCAATAATCTGAAGGCCCGCAACTCCTTCCGCTACAACGGGCTGATTCACCGCAAGACGGTGGGAGTGGAGCCCGCGGCCGATGGCAAAGGAGTCGTCGTGGTTATGAAACGCAGATCCGGTCAGCGAAAACCTGCCACCTCTTACGTGAGGACCACCATCAACAAGAATGCCCGGGCCACCCTCAGCAGCATCAGGCACATGATCCGGAAGAACAACTACCGCCCCGATCTGCGGATGGTGAGGAAGGGATGGATCCTTAGGGTAGGAGGGGGCAGCTGGGAGTTCACCTGAGGGACTGACTGGATGCAGGCCTGCCTACTTGACCCTGTTTAGTTGGAGCTAaactgtgggggctggggggtgtcTTGATTTCCCCAGCGTTAGGGCAGCCCCTCTGTAGGCCTAGGAAGCAGGCAGCACTAAGTGGGAGTGTCTTTTTCTCTATCCTGTCCCCAGGCGGCCATCCGCAGGGCCAGTGCCATCCTGCGAAGCCAGAAGCCAGTGGTGGTGAAGAGGAAACGCACCCGCCCCACCAAGAGCTCCTGAGCCCCACGTCCCAGAAGCAATAAAGAGTCTGCTGACCTTTCAGTCGCCTCCTTTGGGCCTCTTTTGTGGCTAACAGTGGGCTTGTGTTTGACTTCAGTTGTCTCATCAAAACTCACTAATGTTTGGCCTTGTTCGTCTGAAAGGGGAGGGTTGTCAGCCTAGACACTTGGGGGATGGAGTATTAGCGTGAGGATAGCTCTAGCTTGCTCATTTCACTTTACATGTTGTCTGTCTGTGAGTACCTAAAAAACTGTCTTCAGCCAGAAAGGATATAGGCTGAAGAGCTGTTCACAGGActgaagagggggtggggggagagttaGGCTGAGGGCTGTAGGGGACATTTCATTCCCTTATTAGAGTGAGGGTAAGTGATTAGAGGCTTCTTACCAGCGGACAGTGTCAGGTGGCCTGAGCCCCTCTGCCTGAACTTGAGGCTCTTAGCCGGGTCTCAGTCCTCTGATGACCCAGATTCCAGTCCCTCTTGGGTTCACATGCCTCCTTGTCAGAATGAAGTGGGTTTAATACACAGGTTTTAAGAGTGAAGTAGTCAGAGTATGTTCTGTTTGACCTATGGAACAGTGACAGTCTATATATTGTATTCTGGTTGTCTGTCAGCTGGGGCTTCATGCTGTTGCAGTACTTATGCTTTGCAGACCCTGGGAAGTGTCAACAACACACAGTTTTCACCAACTACATGTCTTCTGTACTTGTCTCACTCAGCGTtctggtaggctgaggcaggtgaatatttgagcctagcctggtctacatggtaacTCAGATACCCAGGACtatagagactctgtctcaaaaataaccatGGTAAGTATCTGGATGAGTGTGGGGTGAGTATATAGGTGTACTGGGGTACCTGAGCCACTGTCGGCTCTACTTTGCATATGGAGAACTTGGGGCTTGAATGGAAAAAGTACCCATACCATTGTTGCTGATACTCTGTCCCTCCTATACAGCTCAGGCCTGGGCTGAAGCTCCCCTTTGGGGGACTAATTGGGCCCCCTCAATGCTGACCATTTGGTTTAACAGCCTTTGTTCTGTCCTCCCCAGTGCAAAGGAAGGATGGTGGGGTTGCCAGGTTGGGTCTCATCTGGATTATTGTCCATCCCCAGTCCTATGTGAACTATTTAACCTGTATCCTATGGGATCCTGTTGAAGTTTTAACTCTTGGCAGgcaccctttctccctccccactatTAGACCTTCCTTCATCTCAATGCAGTCAACTAAGTCCCTCATTCCTTGAGCTACAAGTCTGCCTGCTGGTGAGCGAGACTTGAGGCAAGGTTtgtctgtggccttggctatcctggaactccctctagaTAAGACTGGTAtccaactcagtgatccacctgcttctgcctcccgagtgcttggattaaagggcTCCCCCGCCAACACCCAGCAGTAATGTTTTTTAAAGggtttattacttatacagtactctgtccacatgtgtgcctgcacggcttaagagggcaccagatctcactgtagatgttTGAGAGCAAGTTTgtgttgctgggagttgaactcaggacctttggaagaatacaATGCTTTtaatctgagccatctccagccccggCTGTAATGTTTTTCAGATAACTTGTAACTTTATGCTGacctgtggtggcacacaccttggaTCTctggaattccaggacagccaaagctgttactttcctggctcagttgttgacTGGGAGGCTTAGTGCcttttgctaacctaggcctattaTGTTCTCAGTCTTTGAGACAGCTTAATAacctcacccttacttgttctttctgagctcaggtACTGGCTTGTTCACCTTCGCTGTTCTGGACAAAACTCCCAGCTGACTTAATCTGGTTCTGgctttgcttggcctcaaactaactcagcaatctaatcttctggcttctcattttctggctctaTCTTTActgagttctctctgcaacccgTCTCTTTTACTGTCCCGGTCAAAAACTGCCTCCTCTAACACTGCTTCTTGAGTAgcttacctttcctctctctcctcatgagAGTtaggtgtatcctattctgtcagatGTCTGATTcatcatcaccttttctgccactcactttcaaacatgggtccttccttctacaaagtaactttaccttcgtttgggattaaaggcgtgtatcaccacaTCTGGACCTAAGCTTGTCTTTACCTGATACTCGCTCCATactaggcttgccttgaactcagatctgtttgcctctgtctcctggattaaaggggAGCTTGTATTCCACCTGGGTCACACAAACATttaagatctttggatgtgatctcttgccagaacgaTCATGTTCTGATTTAACATTCTACATTAACTTTTTCTCGTATTTTACTGGGGTATAAATAGCATGAATTTGTTAGGTGGTACTTGCCTAGAAGTCAGAGGAGGATGGTATCCTACTCTATTGCTTTTAAGACAGGTTCTGATTGAACCTGGAGTTGTGCTTGAGGGCTACCAACCTCCAACTTACTGTTtgccctcagtgctggggttccagAACAGCTGCCTGCCACCACCTGGTTTTGTGTCTATAAAAGCACacgcatgccacagcacatgtggagctcagaggacaattagTGGTTTAAGCAATTTGGGGTCGGAGTGgcaggttgagacagggtttctctgtgtaacaatcttggctgtcctggactagctttgtagaccaggctggccttgaactcacagcgatgtgcctgcttctgcctccagagtgctgagattaaaggcatgagccaccacgcctggtttttgtttcttaaaggcagggtttctctgttcctggctgtcctgaaacaagttctagtactgggattaaaggcatacactatgACCGCTGTGCttaattttttatctattttaacaACTCAggttctctatgtagtcctggctaatcttgaactcagatcttccttTCTCGTGGGATtacatgtcaccacacccagccatgattggctttacatgtgtgtgcttggggcTAGGAACTCAGTGTCCATGCTGCTCCTTTCCTTGCTGGCCTGGGGAGTTATGTAGTCTACCAGGCTGTATCTGCCTCAGTGTTGGGAATACAGTTTGCACCATCACACAAAATTCAGTCTTTCGCACTGCATCAGCATATCAGGGTTGTTTAGCACAGGCCTTGGAGTTGTAGAGTTGGGAGGCAGGCAGTAGGTGGAGAGCACCACACAAGGGAGTCACTTCCCAGAAGTCAGACTGATAGTGATTATGCTCATTaatcaggcagacagacacatttACCAGCAGGACATTCCAAGGCCTCAGTTATCTCCAGCAGGTCAAGGACCAGAGCTAAAGACAAGTCTCCTTTTTTGGTATAGCAGTGTCTGAGTGACCCAGGTCAGCTGAACTAACCTATATTGTACACCCTATGGTCCTTAACTACACTGAGCATGGGTTATATACAGAGAGCTAATTAGGGATGGTGTCAATAGACAGAtttgcagggtttttgttttgggttttgtgtatatgtgtgtgcctcagACTAATACTGGCTGAGCACAGCCAAAACTGTCATAAAGACGATTAAATAGCCAgtcctaatcccagcactcagggaggcagaggcaggtggattgctgtgagtttgaggtttgaggccagcctggtctacaaagtgaatctaggacatccaaggctacacagaaaaacctttctcaaaaaacaaataatggcTAGGCAGGATGGCTTGgaattcaggaggctgagacaagagaatagttcaaagttagcctaggcaatatagtgagaccctgtctcaaagaacataACCAAACATATCTAAGTATGCAGGCACTAATTATCGTTCACCTCTGAGAAGTCAGTTTctataaaaa contains:
- the Rpl28 gene encoding 60S ribosomal protein L28; the encoded protein is MSAHLQWMVVRNCSSFLIKRNKQTYSTEPNNLKARNSFRYNGLIHRKTVGVEPAADGKGVVVVMKRRSGQRKPATSYVRTTINKNARATLSSIRHMIRKNNYRPDLRMAAIRRASAILRSQKPVVVKRKRTRPTKSS